One Corynebacterium yudongzhengii DNA window includes the following coding sequences:
- a CDS encoding M24 family metallopeptidase, with protein MATTFGNRINRARQILADKGWAGLLIGPGPELAYFTGRDIFSHERLTCLVITAEETHLIAPSTDEPGGWCDGEDAHRLAVDKLPKGDVGLGSGFTTAHVLRFQELIDGSTHLLPEEIMSVKERGEIGELARAGAAIDRVHAQVPELLQAGVTEEEVAKRLDELILHEHAEVDFVIVGSGPNGANPHHSHSERVLQPGDPVVVDIGGTLDSGYHSDSTRTYVVPGGEPPADFLKAFDAVAEGFRAACNLVRPGVTAGQLDEAARSVIEKAGFGEYFTHRLGHGIGLAGHERPWIVGNNDTVIEENMTFSIEPGVYVPGKWGIRIEDIVVVRGSGAETFNHRPHEL; from the coding sequence ATGGCTACGACGTTCGGTAACCGCATCAACCGCGCCCGACAGATCCTTGCTGACAAAGGATGGGCGGGCCTACTCATCGGCCCCGGCCCGGAGCTGGCGTATTTCACCGGCCGCGACATCTTCTCGCACGAGCGGCTGACCTGCCTGGTCATCACCGCCGAGGAGACCCACCTCATCGCCCCGTCCACCGACGAACCCGGTGGCTGGTGTGATGGTGAGGATGCGCACCGGTTGGCCGTCGATAAGCTGCCGAAGGGTGATGTCGGACTGGGCTCCGGCTTCACCACCGCACATGTCCTGCGGTTCCAGGAGCTTATCGACGGCTCCACCCACCTCCTCCCCGAAGAAATCATGAGCGTGAAGGAGCGTGGTGAGATCGGAGAGCTCGCCCGCGCGGGAGCGGCGATCGACCGGGTGCACGCCCAGGTGCCGGAGCTGCTGCAGGCGGGGGTGACAGAGGAGGAGGTCGCGAAGCGGCTGGATGAGCTGATCCTGCACGAGCATGCGGAGGTGGACTTCGTCATCGTCGGCTCGGGACCGAACGGCGCGAACCCGCACCACAGCCATTCGGAGCGGGTGCTTCAGCCGGGCGATCCGGTGGTCGTGGATATCGGCGGCACCCTTGATTCCGGCTACCACTCGGATTCCACGCGCACCTATGTGGTTCCGGGCGGAGAGCCCCCGGCTGATTTCCTGAAGGCCTTCGACGCGGTGGCGGAAGGCTTCCGTGCTGCGTGCAACCTGGTGCGTCCCGGGGTCACCGCCGGTCAGCTCGACGAGGCGGCGCGCAGCGTGATCGAGAAGGCCGGCTTTGGGGAGTACTTCACCCACCGGTTGGGTCACGGGATTGGCCTGGCGGGGCATGAGCGGCCGTGGATCGTCGGTAATAATGACACCGTGATCGAGGAAAACATGACCTTCTCCATCGAGCCGGGCGTCTACGTGCCGGGGAAGTGGGGGATTCGCATCGAGGACATCGTCGTGGTGCGTGGCAGTGGCGCGGAGACTTTCAATCACCGCCCGCACGAGCTATGA
- the ygiD gene encoding 4,5-DOPA dioxygenase extradiol, with translation MTTNALFVGHGSPMNAIETNDFTTTWADLGSTMRPRAILSVSAHWYTRGSGVTAMESPKTIHDFWGFPPELSELQYNAPGDPEIAQLVRDIAKPTLVEEDHQWGLDHGTWSVLTHMFPEADIPVIQLSIDGTKPLEYHVELGTRLARLAQEHNVLIVGSGNVVHNLSMIDWKAGDKGFGWADAFDDAGREIMLNDPARLPSLADHSDFRRAVPTPDHFLPLAYIAGVSAALDDPSIETFNDRRTMGSLSMTGYTVAA, from the coding sequence ATGACAACTAACGCTTTGTTTGTCGGGCATGGCTCCCCGATGAACGCCATCGAGACCAACGACTTCACTACCACCTGGGCGGATCTTGGGAGCACGATGCGCCCGCGCGCCATCCTGTCGGTCTCCGCGCACTGGTACACCCGCGGAAGCGGGGTGACCGCCATGGAATCGCCGAAGACCATCCACGACTTCTGGGGATTCCCGCCCGAGCTCTCCGAGCTGCAGTACAACGCCCCCGGCGATCCCGAGATCGCGCAGCTGGTGCGGGATATCGCCAAGCCGACCCTGGTCGAGGAGGACCACCAGTGGGGACTCGACCACGGCACGTGGAGCGTGTTGACGCATATGTTCCCGGAGGCCGACATCCCGGTCATCCAGCTTTCCATCGACGGAACGAAGCCGCTGGAGTACCACGTGGAGCTCGGCACCCGTCTGGCGCGGCTGGCGCAGGAGCACAACGTGCTCATCGTCGGCTCCGGCAACGTCGTGCACAACCTCTCCATGATCGACTGGAAGGCCGGTGATAAAGGCTTCGGATGGGCCGACGCCTTCGATGACGCCGGCCGCGAGATCATGCTCAACGATCCTGCGCGCCTGCCCTCGCTGGCCGATCACAGCGATTTTCGCCGCGCCGTGCCCACCCCCGATCACTTCCTGCCGCTGGCTTATATCGCCGGAGTGTCCGCGGCGCTGGATGACCCGTCGATCGAGACGTTCAACGATCGGCGCACCATGGGATCGCTGTCGATGACGGGATATACTGTCGCGGCATGA